The following proteins are co-located in the Pseudomonas synxantha genome:
- a CDS encoding ABC transporter permease gives MARISLLSLPLAAPSKGAVQRWPQLSEHLLPWLLPLGLFALWWLASRNHWMSEQILPTPALVWSSAVELAGGELWSHLAISLQRLFWGLLAGIGAGALLGASLGFSARAERLVFPTFSALSQVPTLAWIPLFMVFFGIGETLKLVVLIKAIVVPVTLHTLVGVRDAQPNLREAARVLRLPTHLLIRRLILPAALPAFMAGVRLALAAGWTSLLAVELLASSEGIGYLMVWARQLFMLDIVFVCIVVIGVLGVVMDRGIGWLDRKWVHWPHPATAQIRRGPRYEGWQRLQPWLLPLLLLALWQLATQQGWVDPNILVSPWAVLQTTVAGVLDGSLSAALGKSLVRAVGGLLLGGSLGFALGLWLGLSRRSERLLGPTLAALRQIAIFAWVPLLTAWFGLGELAKWVFIALAAFFPLFIATQRSVLNLSPQLREAAQVLRLNLWQRLRRLVLPGAAAGIFAGLRLSLIYAWMGTIGAEYFMPSNGGIGSLMIGAQQLLRMDLIMGGMLLVGFTGALLNLIGQRIETRATRWRHA, from the coding sequence ATGGCCCGGATTTCACTTTTGAGCCTACCTCTGGCAGCCCCGTCCAAAGGCGCCGTGCAGCGCTGGCCGCAACTGAGCGAACACCTGTTGCCCTGGCTGCTGCCGCTCGGGCTGTTTGCCCTGTGGTGGCTGGCCAGCCGCAATCACTGGATGAGCGAGCAGATCCTGCCAACCCCTGCCCTGGTGTGGAGCAGCGCCGTGGAGCTGGCCGGCGGCGAGTTGTGGAGCCATCTGGCAATCAGCTTGCAACGTTTGTTCTGGGGCCTGCTGGCCGGTATCGGCGCCGGTGCGCTATTGGGCGCGAGCCTGGGGTTCAGCGCCCGCGCCGAGCGCCTGGTATTCCCTACGTTCAGCGCGTTGTCGCAAGTGCCGACCCTGGCGTGGATCCCGCTGTTCATGGTGTTTTTCGGCATTGGCGAAACTCTGAAACTGGTGGTGCTGATCAAGGCCATCGTGGTGCCCGTGACCCTGCATACCCTGGTGGGCGTGCGCGACGCCCAGCCCAACCTGCGCGAAGCCGCCCGTGTGCTGCGCTTGCCCACCCACTTGCTGATTCGCCGCCTGATCCTGCCCGCCGCGTTGCCGGCGTTCATGGCCGGGGTGCGCCTGGCCCTGGCGGCGGGCTGGACGTCGCTGCTTGCCGTGGAGTTGCTGGCCTCCAGCGAAGGCATCGGCTACCTGATGGTATGGGCACGCCAGTTGTTCATGCTCGATATCGTCTTCGTGTGCATCGTGGTCATCGGCGTGCTGGGCGTGGTGATGGATCGCGGCATCGGCTGGCTGGATCGCAAATGGGTGCACTGGCCCCATCCGGCCACGGCGCAGATCCGGCGCGGGCCGCGCTATGAAGGCTGGCAACGCCTGCAACCCTGGCTGTTGCCGCTGCTGTTGCTGGCGCTGTGGCAGCTGGCGACGCAACAGGGCTGGGTCGACCCGAATATCCTGGTCAGCCCCTGGGCGGTGCTGCAAACCACCGTGGCCGGTGTGCTGGATGGCAGCCTGAGTGCGGCCTTAGGCAAAAGCCTCGTTCGAGCAGTGGGCGGCTTGCTGCTCGGCGGTAGCCTGGGCTTTGCCCTGGGCCTGTGGCTAGGGTTGTCGCGGCGCAGTGAGCGACTACTCGGCCCGACCTTGGCGGCGCTGCGCCAGATTGCGATTTTCGCCTGGGTGCCACTGCTCACCGCCTGGTTCGGCCTGGGTGAACTGGCCAAGTGGGTGTTTATCGCCCTCGCCGCGTTCTTCCCGTTGTTTATCGCCACCCAGCGCAGCGTGCTCAACCTGTCGCCGCAACTGCGCGAAGCCGCCCAAGTGCTGCGCCTGAACCTGTGGCAACGCCTGCGTCGCCTGGTACTGCCGGGCGCAGCGGCGGGTATTTTCGCCGGCCTGCGCCTGAGCCTGATCTATGCCTGGATGGGCACCATCGGCGCCGAATATTTCATGCCGTCCAATGGCGGCATCGGCAGCCTGATGATCGGCGCCCAACAACTGCTGCGCATGGACCTGATCATGGGCGGCATGCTTCTGGTCGGCTTCACCGGCGCCCTCCTCAACTTGATCGGCCAACGCATCGAAACCCGCGCCACCCGCTGGAGACACGCATGA
- a CDS encoding AraC family transcriptional regulator: MTEPTSLASWTRALRKQLDALGLDSAALCAEAGLDPQQMDDPNARYPLSATTRLWQLAVQASADPAIGLRVSRFVSPTTFHALGYALVASGSLREVFERIVRYHQVVSDALSLELSRHGDAYHFRLLQPQGSPAPALEAIDAFAAIYVRTCRNRLGRDYAPLAVYLRRPQPVDPEPWHKVFRSPVFFAADEDRLEFAAHDFDSHLDDANPELAEHNETVLKRTLAQLQPLTWERKVRAVIEAQLPDGEPSAERVAQALHLSLRSLQRHLADEGCRFDALLNECRENLALLHLRDPQCSLAEISHLLGFADTSSFNRAFKRWTGVTPGQFRDGLR; the protein is encoded by the coding sequence ATGACCGAACCCACTTCCCTCGCCAGTTGGACCCGCGCCCTGCGCAAGCAGCTCGACGCCCTGGGCCTGGACAGCGCCGCGCTGTGCGCCGAGGCCGGCCTCGACCCGCAGCAGATGGACGACCCCAACGCACGCTATCCGTTGTCGGCAACCACGCGCCTGTGGCAACTGGCGGTGCAGGCCAGCGCCGATCCGGCAATTGGCTTGCGGGTGTCGCGCTTTGTCAGCCCCACGACATTTCATGCGCTGGGTTATGCCCTGGTGGCCAGCGGCAGCTTGCGCGAGGTGTTCGAGCGTATCGTGCGCTATCACCAAGTGGTCAGTGATGCCCTGAGCCTGGAGCTGAGCCGCCATGGCGACGCGTACCACTTTCGCCTGCTCCAACCCCAAGGCAGCCCCGCGCCGGCGCTGGAGGCCATCGACGCCTTCGCGGCAATCTACGTGCGCACTTGCCGCAACCGCCTGGGGCGTGACTATGCGCCGCTGGCCGTTTATCTACGGCGTCCGCAGCCTGTCGACCCCGAGCCATGGCACAAGGTGTTTCGCTCGCCAGTGTTTTTTGCCGCCGACGAAGACCGCCTGGAGTTCGCCGCCCACGACTTCGACAGTCATCTTGACGATGCCAACCCGGAGTTGGCCGAACACAACGAAACCGTGCTCAAGCGTACCCTCGCCCAACTGCAACCGTTGACCTGGGAGCGCAAGGTGCGCGCCGTCATCGAGGCGCAATTGCCCGATGGCGAGCCGAGTGCCGAACGCGTTGCCCAGGCCTTGCACCTGAGTTTGCGCAGCTTGCAGCGGCACCTGGCGGATGAAGGCTGTCGGTTTGATGCGCTGCTCAATGAGTGCCGGGAGAACCTGGCGTTGTTACACCTCAGGGATCCGCAGTGTTCGTTGGCCGAGATCAGCCATTTGCTGGGGTTTGCCGATACCAGCAGTTTCAACCGGGCATTCAAGCGCTGGACGGGGGTGACGCCGGGGCAGTTTCGGGATGGATTGCGGTAG
- a CDS encoding ABC transporter substrate-binding protein, giving the protein MKLPFKHLISLLAGTALAGLVQAADLKEIRIAVPDLSAGSQHSGGGITDVLREQQIFEKAFADQGIQIQWNYFKGAGPVINEAFANGQVDLAYLGDLAAIIGRSNGLDTRLLSATARGVKHYLGVVPGSGIKTLQDLKGKRVAVFRGTASQLSFDSALASQGLSEKDLKVINLDFNAASAALAAKQIDATWGGSTLTALQAKGLAEIPLTTKDLGDAGSIQAVLVGSAKFVDQHPDAVAKLLKAQQQAVQWLTDDNNKQAYIALVSGLASYPPVILTNDLKDQKLSEIFPSTLDPVFLGKLQDSVDLASKEKLIRRSFQVSDWVAPGLAAAGL; this is encoded by the coding sequence ATGAAATTGCCCTTCAAACATCTGATCAGCCTGTTGGCCGGCACCGCCCTGGCCGGGCTGGTTCAGGCCGCTGACCTCAAGGAAATCCGCATCGCCGTGCCCGACCTCAGCGCCGGCAGCCAGCACAGTGGCGGTGGTATTACGGACGTGTTGCGTGAACAGCAGATCTTTGAAAAAGCCTTTGCCGACCAAGGCATCCAGATCCAGTGGAATTACTTCAAGGGTGCGGGACCTGTGATCAACGAAGCCTTCGCCAACGGCCAGGTGGACCTCGCCTACCTGGGCGACCTGGCGGCGATCATTGGCCGTTCCAATGGCCTGGATACGCGGCTGCTCAGCGCCACAGCCCGTGGGGTCAAGCACTACCTCGGCGTGGTGCCCGGTTCAGGTATCAAGACCTTGCAAGACCTTAAGGGCAAGCGCGTGGCGGTGTTTCGCGGCACGGCCAGCCAGTTGTCGTTCGACAGCGCATTGGCCAGCCAGGGCTTGAGTGAAAAGGACTTGAAGGTCATTAACCTGGACTTCAATGCCGCCAGCGCTGCCCTGGCTGCCAAGCAGATTGACGCCACCTGGGGAGGCTCCACCCTGACGGCGCTGCAAGCCAAAGGCCTGGCGGAAATACCGCTGACCACCAAAGACCTCGGCGATGCCGGCAGTATCCAGGCCGTGCTGGTGGGCAGCGCCAAATTTGTCGACCAACACCCCGACGCCGTGGCCAAGTTGCTCAAGGCCCAGCAGCAGGCGGTGCAGTGGTTGACCGATGACAACAACAAACAGGCGTATATCGCGCTTGTGTCGGGGCTGGCCAGTTATCCGCCGGTGATCCTGACCAATGATTTGAAAGACCAGAAACTCAGCGAGATTTTCCCCTCGACCCTGGACCCGGTGTTCCTGGGCAAATTGCAGGATTCAGTGGATTTGGCCTCGAAGGAGAAGCTGATCCGTCGCTCGTTTCAGGTGAGTGATTGGGTGGCGCCTGGATTGGCGGCGGCTGGGCTTTGA
- a CDS encoding response regulator transcription factor — protein sequence MQVLLVEDQPQLAQRMAQGLSEAGFSVEVAANGMAAQRFVEGAEYDLVILDVMLPGLNAWTLQQAIRQKGDTPVLYLTTPGGIEDRLRGLELHEDDYLLKPFDAKVLVARVRKLLRRDRGR from the coding sequence ATGCAGGTGTTGTTAGTGGAAGACCAGCCGCAACTGGCCCAGCGCATGGCGCAGGGCCTGAGCGAGGCCGGCTTTTCAGTGGAAGTCGCGGCCAACGGCATGGCGGCGCAGCGGTTCGTGGAAGGCGCCGAATACGATCTGGTGATCCTGGACGTGATGCTACCGGGCTTGAACGCCTGGACATTGCAGCAGGCGATCCGGCAAAAGGGCGACACGCCGGTGCTCTACCTGACCACGCCGGGCGGCATTGAAGACCGGTTGCGGGGGTTGGAACTGCATGAGGATGACTACCTGCTCAAGCCGTTTGACGCCAAGGTGTTGGTGGCGCGAGTGAGGAAGTTGTTACGCCGGGATCGTGGGCGTTGA
- a CDS encoding GlcG/HbpS family heme-binding protein: MYRTALFLSLAVATAAQAMPQLPRHAELDLRTARQLADASLAHCAAALTVLDRGGNLLLGLRADGVGPHNSLASQRKAYTALSTKTPTRLFAERARNNPEAANLNSLPELLLLGGGIPLFADAELVGALGIAGAGGAAQDEACAVQAAEQLGLKITP, from the coding sequence ATGTATCGCACCGCTTTGTTCCTCAGCCTCGCCGTGGCCACCGCGGCCCAGGCCATGCCCCAACTGCCACGCCACGCCGAGCTGGATCTGCGCACCGCACGCCAACTGGCCGACGCCAGCCTGGCCCATTGCGCGGCTGCTCTGACGGTACTCGATCGCGGCGGCAACCTGTTGCTGGGCCTGCGGGCTGACGGTGTCGGCCCGCACAACAGCCTCGCCAGCCAACGCAAGGCGTACACCGCGCTGTCGACTAAAACCCCGACCCGGCTATTCGCCGAGCGTGCACGCAACAATCCCGAGGCCGCCAACCTTAACAGCTTGCCCGAGTTGCTGTTGCTCGGCGGCGGCATACCGCTGTTCGCTGACGCCGAACTGGTCGGCGCGCTGGGCATCGCCGGTGCCGGTGGCGCTGCGCAGGACGAAGCCTGCGCCGTCCAGGCTGCCGAGCAACTGGGCTTGAAAATCACCCCCTGA
- a CDS encoding LysR family transcriptional regulator, with protein sequence MHIDLRQLRHFIALAEQRSFVAAAMVVNLSQSAFSRSIQALEHSAGCQLVDRGRKDLAPTKQGQVLLEHARRLVSGAQQLANEINQFNGLEAGELRFGCGPAPAGGLIPRAIGSFIGRYPKARVQFQVDDWQSLDKRLLSEEFEFFVADTRHFEANPDYHTHRLRPRRWYFCCRAGHPLAGRDSVSAAELMSYPLAVTIRPPNLRKVIVDLSGRPDYQPNVECENGYSLMGVVLRSDAIGIVSANSDVLHMARGELVCLRIEGLDENLEERYTRYGIVSRAGYRLSPLAQAMIEQIKQIDEMDEDICTLENIAV encoded by the coding sequence ATGCATATCGATCTGCGCCAGCTTCGCCACTTCATTGCCCTCGCTGAACAACGCAGTTTTGTCGCCGCTGCGATGGTCGTGAACCTGTCGCAGTCGGCGTTCAGCCGCAGCATCCAAGCCTTGGAACACAGTGCCGGCTGCCAATTGGTGGACCGTGGCCGCAAGGACCTGGCGCCCACCAAGCAGGGCCAGGTGTTGCTCGAACATGCGCGGCGGCTGGTCAGCGGCGCCCAGCAACTGGCCAACGAGATCAACCAGTTCAACGGCCTGGAAGCCGGTGAACTGCGCTTCGGCTGCGGCCCGGCGCCGGCAGGTGGCTTGATCCCCCGCGCCATCGGCAGTTTTATCGGGCGCTACCCCAAGGCCCGCGTGCAGTTCCAGGTGGACGACTGGCAAAGCCTGGACAAGCGCCTGCTCAGCGAAGAGTTCGAATTTTTCGTTGCCGACACCCGCCACTTCGAAGCCAACCCCGACTACCACACCCACCGCCTGCGCCCACGCCGCTGGTATTTTTGCTGCCGCGCCGGCCACCCCTTGGCCGGGCGCGACAGCGTCAGCGCCGCCGAGCTGATGAGCTACCCGCTGGCCGTGACCATCCGCCCGCCGAACCTGCGCAAAGTCATCGTCGACCTCAGCGGCCGGCCCGATTATCAACCCAATGTGGAGTGTGAAAACGGCTATAGCCTGATGGGCGTGGTGTTGCGTTCGGACGCCATCGGCATCGTCAGCGCCAACAGCGATGTACTGCACATGGCGCGGGGTGAGCTGGTGTGCCTGAGGATTGAGGGGCTGGATGAAAACCTTGAGGAGCGTTACACCCGCTATGGGATTGTCAGCCGTGCGGGGTACCGGTTGTCGCCGTTGGCGCAGGCGATGATTGAGCAGATCAAGCAGATTGATGAGATGGATGAAGACATCTGCACACTGGAGAATATCGCTGTCTGA
- a CDS encoding fatty acid desaturase: MDGTSASPQQMNAQQRSAHIREVVLAEGARLRQRHPWLLHQDALGAGILAFALLGMLGSAALYISGYLAWWACLLLNAFFASLTHELEHDLIHSMYFRKQRLPHNLMMGLVWLARPSTINPRIRRHLHLNHHKVSGTEADMEERAITNGEPWGFARLLMVGDNMMSALIRMLRAKTWAHKLSILKRVVLVYAPLALLHWGAWYVFLGFHAANGIASLLGAPIMWSAGTLQMMQVIDIAAVVIIGPNVLRTFCLHFVSSNMHYYGDVEPGNVIQQTQVLNPWWLWPLQAFCFNFGSTHGIHHFVVKEPFYIRQMTTRVAHKVMAEMGVRFNDFGTFARANRFERQEQPDAKLALSKQ, from the coding sequence ATGGACGGTACTTCTGCAAGTCCCCAACAGATGAACGCACAACAACGTTCAGCGCATATCCGTGAGGTGGTGCTGGCCGAGGGCGCCCGATTGCGCCAGCGTCACCCCTGGCTGCTGCATCAGGACGCCCTGGGCGCCGGCATCCTGGCGTTTGCCTTGCTCGGCATGCTCGGCTCGGCGGCGCTCTATATCAGTGGTTACCTGGCCTGGTGGGCGTGCCTGCTGCTCAACGCGTTCTTCGCTTCACTGACCCACGAGTTGGAGCACGACCTGATCCACAGCATGTACTTTCGCAAGCAGCGCCTGCCCCACAACCTGATGATGGGGCTGGTGTGGCTGGCGCGGCCCAGCACGATCAACCCGCGGATACGCCGGCATCTGCACCTCAACCATCACAAGGTCTCCGGCACTGAGGCGGATATGGAAGAACGCGCCATTACCAATGGCGAGCCCTGGGGATTTGCGCGCTTGCTGATGGTGGGCGACAACATGATGTCGGCCTTGATCCGCATGCTGCGGGCCAAGACCTGGGCCCATAAACTCAGCATCCTCAAGCGTGTGGTGCTGGTGTACGCCCCGCTGGCGCTGCTGCATTGGGGCGCGTGGTACGTCTTCCTGGGCTTTCATGCCGCCAACGGCATCGCCAGCCTGTTGGGCGCGCCGATCATGTGGTCGGCCGGCACCTTGCAGATGATGCAGGTGATCGACATCGCTGCGGTGGTGATCATCGGTCCCAATGTGTTGCGCACGTTCTGCCTGCATTTTGTCAGCTCCAACATGCACTACTACGGCGATGTGGAACCGGGCAACGTGATCCAGCAGACCCAGGTCTTGAACCCCTGGTGGCTGTGGCCGTTGCAGGCGTTCTGCTTCAACTTCGGCAGCACCCATGGCATCCATCACTTTGTGGTGAAGGAGCCGTTTTACATCCGCCAGATGACCACCAGGGTGGCGCATAAGGTCATGGCTGAGATGGGCGTGCGCTTCAATGATTTCGGCACCTTCGCCCGAGCCAATCGGTTTGAGCGCCAGGAACAGCCGGACGCCAAACTCGCTTTGAGCAAGCAATGA
- a CDS encoding alkaline phosphatase family protein: MSDPKPVRNVLYIMCDQLRRDYLSCYGHAHLHTPNIDRLAAAGVRFSRAYTQGTICGPSRMSAYTGRYVSSHQVAWNAVPLPLEELTIGDYLRPHGIRTALVGKTHATPNLEALHRLHIDPDSAQAEPLNEVGFDAYLRHDGIYPDSPLFDDKRESAPYTHYLREQGYGGRNPWHEWANAAQGEDGEILSGWHMRNAGKPARVAEEHSETVYTTDRAIDFISEQAEQPWCLHLSYIKPHWPYIAPAPYHALYGAEHIQAPIQPGQTSDHPVYQAFRQHQESLNFSRDAVRLTVIPTYMGLIKQIDDQLGRLFDFMQSTGRWDDTLIVFTSDHGDFLGDHYLGEKEFLLEPAVGVPLIVRDPRASADISRGSVDARLVETIDALPTFLDALGLPAADHRLEGRSLIPLLQGEQPTWRHYAIAEYDYAFQAPARERLAQPIDRCRMTMVRSERWKYLAYDGFRPQLFDLENDPQEINDLGSDPAYAQVRETHLGYLFEWLRGLKRRTTISHSEIEVRGQWFRYGEPEAEKVVQIGVW; the protein is encoded by the coding sequence ATGTCTGACCCCAAACCTGTACGCAACGTGCTCTACATCATGTGCGACCAACTGCGCCGTGATTACCTGTCGTGCTACGGCCACGCCCATTTGCACACCCCCAATATCGACCGCCTGGCCGCCGCAGGTGTGCGTTTCAGCCGTGCCTATACCCAGGGCACCATCTGCGGCCCGTCACGCATGTCGGCATACACCGGGCGGTATGTCAGCAGCCATCAAGTGGCCTGGAACGCTGTGCCGCTGCCGCTGGAAGAGCTGACAATTGGCGACTACCTGCGCCCCCACGGCATCCGCACCGCACTGGTGGGCAAGACCCACGCCACGCCGAACCTGGAGGCGCTGCACCGCCTGCATATCGACCCCGACAGCGCCCAGGCCGAGCCGCTCAATGAGGTGGGCTTTGACGCGTACCTGCGCCACGACGGCATCTACCCTGACAGCCCATTGTTCGACGACAAACGCGAGTCGGCGCCCTACACCCACTACTTGCGCGAACAAGGCTACGGTGGTCGCAACCCCTGGCATGAATGGGCCAATGCCGCCCAAGGCGAAGACGGTGAGATCCTCAGCGGCTGGCATATGCGCAACGCCGGCAAACCTGCACGGGTGGCCGAGGAACATTCGGAAACCGTCTACACCACCGACCGCGCCATCGACTTCATCAGCGAACAAGCAGAACAGCCATGGTGCCTGCACCTGTCGTATATCAAGCCGCACTGGCCCTACATCGCGCCGGCGCCGTATCACGCGCTGTACGGTGCCGAGCATATCCAGGCGCCCATTCAACCTGGGCAAACCAGCGATCACCCGGTGTACCAGGCATTCCGCCAACACCAGGAGAGCCTGAATTTCTCCCGCGACGCAGTGCGCCTCACGGTGATTCCCACCTACATGGGCCTGATCAAACAGATCGACGATCAACTCGGGCGCCTGTTTGATTTCATGCAAAGCACTGGCCGCTGGGACGACACGCTGATCGTGTTTACCAGCGACCATGGTGACTTCCTCGGCGATCATTACCTCGGTGAAAAAGAGTTTTTGCTGGAGCCCGCCGTGGGCGTGCCATTGATCGTGCGCGACCCGCGGGCCAGTGCCGATATCAGCCGTGGAAGCGTGGACGCACGCCTGGTAGAAACCATCGACGCCCTGCCCACCTTCCTCGACGCCCTGGGCCTGCCCGCCGCCGACCATCGCCTCGAAGGCCGCTCGCTGATCCCGCTGTTGCAGGGCGAGCAACCCACCTGGCGCCACTACGCCATTGCCGAATACGACTACGCCTTCCAGGCCCCGGCCCGGGAACGCCTGGCGCAGCCCATCGACCGTTGCCGCATGACCATGGTGCGCAGCGAACGCTGGAAATACCTGGCCTATGATGGCTTCCGACCGCAACTGTTCGACCTGGAAAACGACCCGCAGGAGATCAATGACCTGGGCAGCGATCCCGCCTATGCCCAGGTGCGCGAGACTCACTTGGGTTATCTGTTCGAATGGCTGCGTGGGTTGAAGCGGCGTACCACCATCAGCCACAGCGAGATCGAAGTGCGTGGCCAATGGTTTCGCTATGGTGAGCCGGAGGCGGAAAAAGTGGTGCAGATCGGGGTCTGGTAG
- a CDS encoding TauD/TfdA dioxygenase family protein, which produces MSNAALAVQPIAHALDIHPVAGRIGAEIRGIKLSGDLDATTVEAIQQALVQYKVIFFREQTHLDDQSQEAFAHLLGEPIAHPTVPVRDGTRFLMELDGTRGQRANSWHTDVTFVDAYPKASILRSVLAPASGGDTVWANTAAAYNDLSVELRALADHLWAVHSNEYDYAARKPDVAVEKLEEYRKVFTSTVYETEHPVVRVHPVSGEKTLLLGHFVKRLKGYSQAESTQLFNLLQGHVTRLENTVRWRWNTGDVAIWDNRATQHYAVDDYGTQERIVRRVTLKGDVPVGVQGQRSQTTKGV; this is translated from the coding sequence ATGAGCAACGCCGCATTAGCTGTTCAACCCATCGCCCACGCGCTCGACATCCACCCGGTGGCCGGGCGTATCGGCGCCGAGATCCGTGGCATCAAACTCTCTGGTGACCTGGATGCCACCACTGTCGAGGCCATCCAGCAGGCACTGGTGCAGTACAAAGTGATCTTCTTCCGTGAGCAAACCCACCTCGACGACCAGAGCCAGGAAGCCTTCGCCCACCTGCTCGGTGAGCCGATTGCACACCCGACGGTGCCGGTGCGCGACGGCACGCGCTTTCTGATGGAATTGGATGGCACCCGTGGACAGCGCGCCAACTCCTGGCATACCGACGTGACTTTCGTCGATGCCTACCCAAAAGCTTCCATCCTGCGTTCGGTGCTGGCGCCAGCGTCCGGCGGCGACACCGTCTGGGCCAATACCGCCGCCGCTTACAACGACCTCAGCGTCGAGCTGCGTGCGTTGGCTGACCACCTATGGGCGGTGCACAGCAACGAGTACGACTACGCCGCACGCAAGCCGGATGTAGCGGTAGAGAAGCTGGAGGAATACCGCAAGGTCTTCACTTCGACAGTGTACGAAACCGAACACCCGGTGGTACGCGTGCACCCGGTCAGCGGTGAGAAAACCTTGCTGCTGGGGCACTTCGTCAAGCGCCTGAAAGGCTATTCCCAGGCGGAGTCGACCCAGTTGTTTAACCTGTTGCAAGGCCACGTCACGCGCCTGGAAAACACCGTACGCTGGCGCTGGAATACCGGTGACGTGGCGATCTGGGACAACCGCGCCACCCAGCATTACGCGGTGGACGACTATGGCACCCAGGAGCGCATCGTGCGTCGGGTCACGCTCAAGGGTGATGTGCCGGTGGGTGTGCAGGGGCAGCGCAGCCAGACCACCAAAGGAGTCTAA
- a CDS encoding LysR family transcriptional regulator, with translation MDLRQLRYFIALNEHRSFVRAADAMGITQPAFSRSIQGLEQEFGCVLVDRGHKDLRPTPEGQVVLQHALSLVHGAALLSSEVTRMTKLDAGDLRFGCGPAPAVKLVPDAVARFINAHPKIRTSFQVDNWETLSRSLSREEIEFFIADIRQFEADPNFQTRALTPKRGVFFCRPGHPLLAKDSLSTNDMFDYPLASPLISQGIRKLLANLSGRMDFSPSIQTEHFPALVKIVLQSNAIGVGTEEAFAEDVASGSLVLLHWRNLPQNMETMSARCGIVSRTGSRLSPAAKAMIETLVEVDRQEVSVAV, from the coding sequence ATGGATCTTCGCCAACTGCGCTACTTCATCGCCCTTAACGAACACCGCAGTTTCGTGCGTGCAGCGGACGCCATGGGCATCACCCAACCGGCGTTCAGCCGCAGCATCCAGGGGCTGGAACAGGAGTTCGGCTGCGTGTTGGTAGACCGCGGCCACAAGGACCTGCGCCCTACGCCGGAAGGCCAGGTGGTGTTGCAACACGCCCTGAGCCTGGTGCACGGCGCGGCGCTGCTGAGCAGTGAAGTGACGCGCATGACCAAGCTCGACGCCGGCGACCTGCGCTTCGGTTGCGGCCCGGCGCCCGCGGTGAAGTTGGTGCCGGATGCGGTGGCGCGATTTATCAACGCCCACCCGAAAATCCGCACCAGCTTCCAGGTGGACAACTGGGAAACCCTCAGCCGCAGCCTGAGCCGTGAAGAGATCGAATTCTTTATCGCCGACATCCGTCAGTTCGAGGCCGACCCGAATTTCCAGACCCGCGCACTGACGCCCAAACGCGGCGTCTTTTTCTGCCGCCCTGGGCACCCGCTGCTGGCCAAGGACAGCCTGTCGACCAACGACATGTTCGACTATCCGCTGGCCTCGCCGTTGATCTCCCAAGGCATTCGCAAACTGCTGGCGAACCTCAGCGGGCGCATGGATTTCTCCCCGAGCATCCAGACCGAACACTTCCCGGCGCTGGTGAAGATCGTGCTGCAGTCCAACGCCATCGGCGTCGGCACCGAGGAAGCCTTTGCCGAGGATGTGGCCAGCGGTTCGCTGGTGCTGCTGCACTGGCGCAACCTGCCGCAGAATATGGAGACCATGAGCGCGCGTTGCGGGATTGTCAGTCGCACTGGGTCGCGGTTGTCGCCGGCGGCGAAGGCGATGATTGAGACGTTGGTGGAGGTGGACAGGCAGGAGGTGAGTGTGGCGGTTTGA